From the Diospyros lotus cultivar Yz01 chromosome 13, ASM1463336v1, whole genome shotgun sequence genome, one window contains:
- the LOC127788815 gene encoding uncharacterized protein LOC127788815 yields the protein MEISTSTPTIIRAPIISIFISLLILSAQAHLSGVKSLPADAREYLAAHNDARLSKGLSPLHWDEKLAKFALQWATQRRDDCNHRLHSGGPYGENILWVKYDEYTPSMVTERWTVEEKNYDHKRLRCGCQPETSKCMCGHYTQVVWSNTKRLGCANATCNNELGLLVVCSYDPPGNYADENPFQPQPQLPPSVIRKPPPAPITKKSPPTQTIITKQTPPAPAVTEHPSPLTQTDTNKQPPPSPPPTQTITNKQPPPATVKGKPPPALVVTERPSPLQTIVKKKPPTTSIAGKPPPVPVVTKLPSPPLTQTVAKKQPPPSPVVTEQPSLLLTQTVSESLPASNKKQKSIRTELVP from the exons ATGGAGATCTCCACCTCCACGCCTACAATAATCAGAGCCCCCATCATCTCCATCTTCATCTCCCTCCTCATTCTCTCCGCCCAAGCCCACCTCTCCGGCGTAAAAAGCTTGCCCGCCGACGCACGGGAGTACCTCGCCGCCCACAACGATGCCCGCCTGAGCAAGGGCCTCTCGCCTCTGCATTGGGACGAGAAGCTCGCCAAGTTCGCCCTCCAGTGGGCCACGCAGCGCCGGGACGATTGCAACCACCGCCTCCACTCCGGCGGCCCCTACGGCGAGAACATCCTCTGGGTGAAGTACGACGAGTACACGCCGTCGATGGTCACCGAGCGGTGGACCGTCGAGGAGAAGAATTACGACCACAAACGGCTCCGCTGCGGTTGCCAGCCGGAGACGAGCAAGTGTATGTGCGGGCATTACACGCAG GTGGTATGGAGCAATACTAAGAGGCTTGGATGCGCCAACGCCACCTGCAACAATGAGTTGGGTTTGCTCGTGGTTTGCTCCTACGATCCGCCGGGAAATTACGCCGACGAGAACCCCTTTCAGCCGCAGCCGCAGTTGCCGCCGTCCGTAATTAGAAAACCGCCGCCAGCTCCCATAACTAAAAAATCGCCGCCGACTCAAACAATTATAACTAAGCAAACGCCGCCAGCGCCAGCAGTTACCGAGCATCCATCGCCGCTGACTCAAACTGATACAAATAAGCAACCGCCGCCATCACCGCCGCCAACTCAAACAATTACAAATAAGCAACCGCCGCCAGCAACCGTAAAAGGAAAACCGCCTCCAGCACTAGTAGTTACAGAGAGGCCATCACCACTGCAAACAATTGTAAAGAAGAAACCGCCGACAACGTCCATAGCTGGAAAACCTCCTCCAGTACCAGTAGTTACAAAGTTGCCATCACCGCCGTTGACTCAAACAGTTGCAAAGAAGCAACCGCCGCCATCACCAGTAGTTACCGAGCAGCCATCACTGCTACTGACTCAAACAGTCTCGGAATCGTTGCCCGCTTCAAACAAGAAACAGAAAAGCATTCGTACTGAGCTTGTTCCTTGA